CCCGACGTCATGATTGTCGGAAAAGCCCCATTGACTGCCTCACCGATTGCTTTTGAAATCTTCATGTTCTTCTTTGCCACAAGATATCTGTTTGTTATAAAAATAGCATAATTGATGGTGGCTCCCATCTGAATTGCTGAAACAATCAGGTAGCTTAAGAAATGAACACGGTTATGAGACAATGCCTGAATCGCAAAATTAATCCAAATGCTTCCCTGAATCGTAGTTACCAAAAGTATGGGTAATCCTGCAGATTTGAATGTGAACAGCAGGACAAACACAACAAACAGTAAAGTCAATACAGTTATAACCACATCGTCAACTTCAAATGAAGTTGCCAGATCATGATTATTAATTGATTCTCCTACAAGAAAAGTATTTTCCTTGTAAAATTCCGATAACACTTTCCGTATGGTCGGCAGATATTCAAAGGTTTCCTCACTGTCCTCCGGCAAATCCAGTTTAATAATCATTCGAGAATAATTTTTTCCCTGCAGTTGCTTTGTTGCCATTACAAGCTGCTTATGGATTTCGTCTAAATTTTCTCTTGTATCGGAAGACAGCGTTACATAGCCTTCCTGAACCTTTTGATATGCATACATGAACATTTCATAAAGTGTTACACCCCGATTGTTAAACTCGTTTACCAGATACCCGTATTCTTCATGCTCAAGGCTATAAGCTGCATAAAGCAGTCTTGTATCATTAATGTCCATATTGGTAAGTTCAGCAAACATTCTGGGAGTCAGCTTATCTGTAAGTACGTAATCACTCACTTTTATATTTCCAAGACCCGTAACTGCTGTGACATGTTTTACTTTGCCCAGAGCTTTCAGCAGCTCTCCTTCTTTTTCATAATCTCCGGAAGGAACAACCACTGCCAGAATATTAGGCTGTCCGAAAGTCTTTTTTATTTTCTGATCTGCAATCTGTGTTTCACTTTGTCTAATTGTGGGGATGTCCTTCTGGCCAAAGGCAAATTCAGTCTGGCGGCTCAGATAAAAGGTTACAATCAGAAAAGGTATGAATAACAGAGGCACAATGTACTTGGTCCTGTTAGCCAGCTTTCCGATAAAACCTATTGCAGGTACAAAGTTCCGATGGCCGGTTTTGTCAATTCCTTTATGAAAAAGCATGAGTAAACCAGGCATTAAGAGAAGAACGCTCACAAGACTGCATACAATGGCCTTGATCATGACAATTCCCATATCATAACCGAGCCGGAACTGCATAAACATAAGAGCGGCCAAACTCACGATAGCCGTAAGACTGCTGGAGCCAATTTCTATAGCACCCTTGCTCAGTGCTGCAATAGTGGCCTCCCTCGGCTCTTTTGTTTCTCTTTCTTCGGTATAACGGTGGCATAGAACAACGGCATAATCAATGGCAAGAGCCAATTGCAGCACAATTGCTATGGCATTCGTAATGAAAGATATTGTACCTAATAAATAGTTGGTCCCCATATTCAGAACAGCTGCAACAGCAAATACAATTATCAGAACAGGAATTTCCATATATGTCTTGGAGGTAAACAGCAAAACTCCCAAAACAATTATAACCGTAATTATGAGGACAGAGGTCATTTCCTTTGCCAGGTCTTTCGCACTATCTGCACCTACAGTACTCGATACGTAAAAATCATATCCTGAAAGCATTTTCCTGATCTCGGACATGGCATCAATGCTTATTTTATCTTTTTCCTGTCCACCAAATGTAATGTCAAACAGGGCAGATGCCGATTTGAAATGCTTGCTGCTGTTATCGAAATCAACAGAAGAAACCCCTTTGGTTTCCTTTATTTTCTTGCTGATTTCTTCCGCCTGGTCATAACTGATATTGGCTACCATTACGCTGGCTGTACCAAATGTAGTAAATTCTTTGTGCATTACGTTCAGGCCAAGGCGTGTCTCCGAATCAGCCGGCAGGTAGCTGGTAATATCATTGTTGATTGAAACTTTGGGAATTGAAATAATGCAGTAAATTATGGCAACAATAAACAGCAGAAAAAAGCCCTGCCGTTTATCCACAATAAATGTTGAAATTTTCTTCATAATATTATTATCTTGTGATTTATTTTCCATTGTAATATCCTCACGTCTTATTCTCTATTTCCATTTCCTGCTTTCATCAATAAAAAAGCAACTATTTTTCATGCGCCTGCAAATTTATAGACAACAGCCTATTTCTTTTAATAATAGAAGTAGCCACAAATTTTATCAAGAATCAAATAAAAGATTTTGTCTATATTTAGACAAATTATACTAATTTGCAAAATATAGATTTTTCTAAACCCGAAATTGTAATTTTTTAGTTCCAAGGCATATAATATATAAGTAAAACAAAAGCCAGAAAAGAACATCTACAGCTTGTATACTTTCATACAGGTTTCCGGATGACAATTGAAAATAGATTGAATCACCAAATTATCCATTAATTGAAACGTTCAAGGTAATTATAGTTATACCAAACTTTTCGAGGTACCTATTTGGTAACGCATGATCAATCAATGACAATTTTGATCATAGAAAATTGCTCCCTTTGCTCATCCATTTAAAATTTCTGAATGAGAGTTTCTATAGTCTTAACAGCATTCCTACCTTCACTGGTGGGAATGCACGGATAAACATGATTCTGTCCAATCCCTTTATACAAGGTAGTTTTGACTCCCGCTTCTTTTAATTTATGGTCTAATTTCATAATGTC
This window of the Clostridium kluyveri DSM 555 genome carries:
- a CDS encoding MMPL family transporter: MENKSQDNNIMKKISTFIVDKRQGFFLLFIVAIIYCIISIPKVSINNDITSYLPADSETRLGLNVMHKEFTTFGTASVMVANISYDQAEEISKKIKETKGVSSVDFDNSSKHFKSASALFDITFGGQEKDKISIDAMSEIRKMLSGYDFYVSSTVGADSAKDLAKEMTSVLIITVIIVLGVLLFTSKTYMEIPVLIIVFAVAAVLNMGTNYLLGTISFITNAIAIVLQLALAIDYAVVLCHRYTEERETKEPREATIAALSKGAIEIGSSSLTAIVSLAALMFMQFRLGYDMGIVMIKAIVCSLVSVLLLMPGLLMLFHKGIDKTGHRNFVPAIGFIGKLANRTKYIVPLLFIPFLIVTFYLSRQTEFAFGQKDIPTIRQSETQIADQKIKKTFGQPNILAVVVPSGDYEKEGELLKALGKVKHVTAVTGLGNIKVSDYVLTDKLTPRMFAELTNMDINDTRLLYAAYSLEHEEYGYLVNEFNNRGVTLYEMFMYAYQKVQEGYVTLSSDTRENLDEIHKQLVMATKQLQGKNYSRMIIKLDLPEDSEETFEYLPTIRKVLSEFYKENTFLVGESINNHDLATSFEVDDVVITVLTLLFVVFVLLFTFKSAGLPILLVTTIQGSIWINFAIQALSHNRVHFLSYLIVSAIQMGATINYAIFITNRYLVAKKNMKISKAIGEAVNGAFPTIMTSGSILSSTGILIALLSSDPVISGVGNCLGRGTIISIFLVLFVLPQILLLGDIIIEKTRFTLQADTYQKVQSGNVRLNGHIRGYVSGMINANIKGDLKGKIDAVIDSQNTSIEHIDETESTAQEEKNQDET